One genomic window of Pseudoalteromonas rubra includes the following:
- a CDS encoding SURF1 family protein → MVSTCLALSVWQWQRAAQKAYLLEKRQSGQVIADFNAVTDLQNQQALEGLQFRLHGHFDESRHWLLDNQVVNGAPGYDVITLFRPVYSEEWLVVNLGFIPATHSRAVLPQVTLPSSLQTVNVEFKIGKWAGFTLATQPDLNTAQPELIQYLDHAFFVAQTQRPIALSLAYASDPIINDIQPHYEAVVMGPDKHRAYALQWLLLAVAAMVVPYLAYKRKSDE, encoded by the coding sequence GTGGTATCTACATGCCTGGCCCTCTCTGTTTGGCAATGGCAAAGAGCTGCCCAAAAGGCATACCTGCTCGAAAAGCGACAAAGCGGTCAGGTCATAGCCGATTTTAACGCGGTCACCGATCTGCAAAATCAACAAGCGCTAGAAGGGCTGCAGTTTCGGCTGCATGGTCATTTTGATGAGTCACGCCATTGGTTGCTCGACAATCAGGTTGTCAACGGGGCGCCTGGCTATGATGTGATAACCTTGTTTCGCCCTGTCTATAGCGAAGAATGGCTGGTTGTGAACCTTGGCTTTATTCCCGCGACACACAGCCGGGCTGTGTTACCTCAGGTAACGCTCCCCAGCTCGTTACAAACCGTGAATGTGGAATTTAAAATAGGCAAATGGGCTGGCTTCACGTTAGCTACTCAACCAGACTTGAACACGGCGCAACCTGAGCTGATCCAATATCTTGACCACGCCTTTTTCGTGGCACAAACACAACGTCCAATTGCCCTGTCCTTAGCTTATGCGTCAGACCCAATCATAAACGATATTCAGCCCCACTATGAAGCTGTTGTGATGGGGCCGGATAAGCACCGGGCTTATGCGTTGCAATGGCTTTTGTTAGCTGTGGCAGCAATGGTCGTCCCCTACTTAGCTTACAAAAGGAAAAGTGATGAATAA
- a CDS encoding STAS domain-containing protein translates to MIKLPSELVINQVEELHQQLLLELDAGHAISLDISEIQRADTASIQLLCALQKYLLDIGQHISWVGESAALSSSVEKLGLTELLSISSTN, encoded by the coding sequence ATGATTAAACTTCCCTCGGAGCTGGTCATTAACCAGGTTGAAGAATTACATCAACAGTTGCTGCTCGAACTTGATGCTGGCCATGCTATTTCACTAGACATCAGTGAAATCCAGCGTGCGGATACCGCATCGATCCAACTGTTGTGCGCGTTGCAAAAATATTTATTGGATATTGGGCAACATATTTCCTGGGTAGGTGAAAGTGCTGCATTGTCTTCATCTGTTGAAAAATTAGGGTTAACCGAACTTTTATCTATCAGTAGTACGAATTAA
- a CDS encoding SCO family protein has protein sequence MKLIFPLFLMFVLLSGCQPAPQVSEFAVHYEQPRTLKPFALEDQNGAQITAEQLKGQWSLLFLGYTHCPDICPMTLAKLTNIAAQLESHQAVNVWFVAVDPQRDTQAKRKQYIDYFNPDFVAASAPHNVLFPFVRDIGLIYAINNSDQPEYYVDHSASIALVNPQAQLEAIFKPEFKAGEVPVINEAQLINDFKIIVPGQ, from the coding sequence ATGAAACTCATTTTTCCTCTTTTTTTAATGTTCGTGCTACTGAGTGGGTGTCAGCCTGCTCCCCAAGTGTCGGAGTTCGCTGTTCATTATGAGCAACCTCGTACGCTCAAGCCTTTTGCTTTGGAAGATCAAAATGGGGCGCAAATTACGGCTGAGCAGTTAAAAGGGCAATGGAGCTTATTGTTTTTGGGGTACACTCATTGTCCCGACATATGTCCAATGACCTTGGCAAAACTCACTAATATTGCCGCGCAGTTGGAGTCCCACCAGGCTGTTAACGTGTGGTTTGTAGCAGTAGACCCGCAGCGGGACACGCAAGCAAAGCGAAAGCAATATATTGATTACTTTAACCCGGATTTTGTCGCAGCGTCTGCGCCTCACAACGTACTGTTTCCTTTTGTGCGCGATATCGGCTTGATTTATGCTATCAACAATAGCGATCAACCAGAGTACTATGTTGATCATAGTGCTTCGATTGCATTGGTGAATCCGCAGGCACAACTGGAAGCCATATTTAAACCGGAATTTAAGGCCGGTGAAGTGCCTGTTATTAATGAGGCTCAGCTAATTAACGATTTTAAAATTATTGTGCCTGGACAGTAG
- the cyoE gene encoding heme o synthase: MAISVQQLGSAIPDFYAGFKPYLAITKAKVVMMLVLTAWVGVALAPDVGRSLGHQLMSLLSIGLISASAAAINHVVDRNRDRKMARTRHRPLAMQQLSVSKALIFAVSLAVAGTLGLLLFSNWLCTVLTLLALLGYAVVYTMFLKHMTPQNIVIGGLAGALPPLLGWVSETGALAAEPWLLVMIIFAWTPPHFWALAIAREADYARAGIPMLPVTHGIQFTKLCMVVYTLLLAVTCVLPYLIGMVGYAYLIVASILNGLFIYLIVRLYISHTVQQAMGVFRFSIWYLLLLFVSLFVDRALV, translated from the coding sequence ATGGCCATTAGTGTGCAACAACTCGGATCTGCAATCCCTGATTTTTACGCAGGCTTTAAGCCTTATTTGGCGATCACCAAAGCTAAGGTGGTCATGATGTTGGTACTGACTGCCTGGGTTGGTGTTGCACTCGCCCCGGATGTAGGGCGAAGTCTTGGTCATCAATTGATGAGCTTATTGTCCATTGGGTTAATCTCTGCCTCGGCCGCGGCAATTAATCATGTTGTTGACCGTAACCGAGATCGAAAAATGGCGCGGACACGCCATCGTCCCCTGGCCATGCAGCAGCTCTCTGTGTCAAAAGCACTCATTTTTGCAGTTAGCCTGGCTGTCGCCGGAACCCTTGGTCTGTTGCTATTCAGTAATTGGTTGTGTACGGTTTTGACGCTACTCGCTTTGCTTGGCTATGCCGTTGTTTACACTATGTTCCTTAAGCACATGACACCGCAAAATATTGTTATTGGCGGGTTGGCAGGCGCTTTACCTCCTCTGCTAGGGTGGGTCAGTGAAACGGGCGCTTTGGCAGCGGAGCCCTGGCTGCTTGTTATGATTATTTTTGCCTGGACGCCGCCGCATTTTTGGGCATTGGCCATCGCCCGTGAAGCGGATTATGCCAGAGCTGGGATCCCCATGTTGCCAGTCACACATGGGATCCAGTTCACTAAATTGTGTATGGTCGTGTATACCTTGCTATTGGCAGTCACATGCGTACTGCCCTATTTGATAGGCATGGTCGGGTATGCGTATCTGATTGTCGCAAGTATTCTTAATGGGCTGTTTATTTACCTGATTGTACGATTGTATATAAGTCATACAGTGCAACAAGCGATGGGGGTTTTTCGTTTTTCTATCTGGTATTTGCTGTTACTCTTTGTCTCTCTATTTGTTGACAGAGCATTGGTATGA
- a CDS encoding chemotaxis protein CheW encodes MTEHMNLNQQLVLDTETDEKQFLTFMMDEEEYGIDILAVQEIRGWEPVTVIPNSPPFVKGAMNLRGTIVPIIDLRQRFGITHIGYGPLTVVIVVSVTLKEQTKLMGIVVDAVSDVYSISEEKAKDVPDFQDSDNAQFVHGLVNVGEKMVVLLNLKKVLDLHDKSCAKSNGG; translated from the coding sequence ATGACAGAGCATATGAACTTAAATCAGCAGCTGGTACTGGATACCGAGACGGACGAAAAACAGTTTCTGACTTTTATGATGGATGAAGAAGAGTATGGGATTGATATTTTGGCAGTCCAGGAAATTCGGGGCTGGGAGCCCGTAACGGTGATCCCTAACTCCCCACCATTTGTGAAAGGGGCGATGAACCTGCGCGGCACGATTGTACCAATCATCGACCTGAGACAGCGATTTGGTATTACTCACATCGGCTATGGTCCACTCACTGTGGTGATAGTGGTATCAGTGACACTGAAAGAGCAAACCAAGTTGATGGGCATTGTTGTGGATGCGGTGTCCGATGTGTACAGCATTTCTGAGGAAAAGGCGAAAGATGTCCCTGACTTTCAGGACTCTGACAATGCCCAGTTTGTTCATGGGCTGGTTAATGTTGGGGAAAAAATGGTGGTGTTATTAAATTTGAAGAAGGTGCTCGATTTACACGACAAGAGTTGTGCTAAGAGCAACGGGGGCTGA
- a CDS encoding response regulator: MKKILAVDDSASMRQMVGFTLKKAGFDVVEAKDGSEALNLAKQQGFDAVISDVNMPVMDGITLIRELRSLPDYKFTPLLMLTTESGLDKKSEGKAAGATGWIVKPFNPEQLLAVLKKVIR, from the coding sequence ATGAAAAAGATTTTAGCTGTGGATGATTCTGCTTCGATGCGTCAAATGGTTGGCTTTACACTAAAAAAAGCGGGGTTTGATGTTGTAGAGGCAAAGGATGGCAGTGAAGCACTCAATCTGGCTAAGCAACAAGGGTTTGATGCCGTGATCTCGGACGTGAATATGCCAGTTATGGACGGCATTACCTTGATTCGAGAGCTGAGAAGTTTACCTGACTATAAATTTACACCGCTTTTGATGCTCACAACAGAGTCTGGTCTGGACAAGAAAAGTGAAGGTAAAGCCGCAGGTGCAACGGGCTGGATTGTTAAACCATTTAACCCTGAACAATTACTGGCTGTGCTGAAAAAAGTCATCCGTTAA
- the cheD gene encoding chemoreceptor glutamine deamidase CheD codes for MNQFQPVLHGFEHVKRFWDSGRGAVVAKVLPGEFYVSKSDELISTVLGSCIAACIYDEQQGVGGMNHFMLPGVKGASAIHADDLNCRYGNWAMEYLINEVIKNGARREHLKIKLFGGGKIISSMTDIGVGNIRFAEAYVEEEQLTLVSHDVGGPWPRKVVFHPQTGKAQVKKLRQMHNNTIEKREVKYLHDIEEQGKQTDIELF; via the coding sequence ATGAATCAGTTTCAGCCCGTACTGCATGGCTTTGAGCACGTAAAGCGGTTTTGGGACTCAGGTCGTGGCGCGGTGGTCGCAAAAGTGCTCCCAGGAGAGTTTTATGTGTCAAAAAGTGACGAGCTAATCTCTACTGTGCTGGGCTCCTGCATTGCGGCCTGTATTTATGATGAGCAACAAGGTGTAGGAGGGATGAATCACTTTATGCTGCCTGGCGTGAAGGGCGCTTCAGCGATTCATGCCGATGACCTGAATTGTCGGTATGGCAACTGGGCAATGGAATATCTGATCAATGAAGTGATTAAAAATGGCGCCCGGCGAGAGCATTTGAAGATAAAGCTGTTTGGCGGAGGGAAAATCATCAGTTCGATGACCGACATCGGTGTTGGTAATATTCGATTTGCCGAAGCGTATGTTGAGGAAGAGCAGCTTACCCTGGTATCCCACGATGTCGGTGGACCCTGGCCGCGTAAGGTGGTGTTTCATCCACAAACGGGTAAAGCTCAGGTGAAGAAGTTGCGTCAGATGCACAACAACACCATTGAAAAACGTGAGGTTAAGTACCTTCATGATATTGAAGAGCAAGGTAAACAAACAGACATTGAGCTGTTCTAG
- a CDS encoding methyl-accepting chemotaxis protein, producing the protein MSSQSIQSSLNNKIIIAGVILVISIVLGIQLGASGSEHMQLMAVALPLFGVVVALGYLKMALSAVSAQLGCVYRVLPHVTVADQEQLQGLDLTDFPELFQALKAAHDEDEQSDLTQSLMLALKGCQANIMVADTDLNIVYLNDSVKSMLRANEQQLQLDLPGFSVAGLIGTNIDSFHKNPSHQRNILANLRETYQTRITVAGLTFDLIATPVFDDGHRIATLVEWKDQTEWLAAEEKHRNLAEKNARISRALDVCQANVMLADENLNIVYVNESVSAMLRRNQAQLRTALPNFDVDTLIGTNIDVFHENPQHQRGLLNTLSNVYNTDIVVAGFNFGLIATPVFDQTGNRIGTVVEWEDKTERLAAEQQTKQAAGENLRVRRALDNVQTNTMIADSDNTIVYMNQAVLEMMRNAESDIRKDLPNFDSSQLIGQNIDVFHRNPAHQRRLLETLSQPYKTEIKVGGRTFGLVANPIVTDTGERAGTVVEWEDRTGEVAIEQEVNTVVESARSGNLSVRLEEGDKQGFYLRLTQGLNGLLESVDSAVADTGNMLDALARGDLTQRIEADYQGAFDKLKQDANSTADKLTNVLERISTSASLVASGAEEISQGNADLSQRTEEQASSLEETASSMEQMTSTVRQNADNAKVANELAEDTSEKATRGGEVVNRAVESMSAINDASKKIADIISVIDEIAFQTNLLALNAAVEAARAGEQGRGFAVVAGEVRNLAQRSAGAAKEIKDLIRDSVSKVEDGTLLVNESGETLKEIVAAVRRVTNMISDIADASVEQSSGIEQVNKAVTQMDEMTQQNAALVEQASAAGESMAEQANDMRNMLNFFKVGEAPVSREAIAEKPAAPNGQARTSAIGLSAPENRSTRQPLETAANRFADDSEEWEEF; encoded by the coding sequence ATGAGTAGTCAGAGTATCCAAAGTAGTTTAAACAATAAAATCATAATTGCGGGTGTGATACTGGTTATCAGCATCGTACTGGGCATTCAGCTTGGAGCATCGGGCTCCGAACACATGCAGCTGATGGCTGTGGCGCTGCCTTTATTCGGGGTGGTTGTCGCGCTGGGTTACCTCAAAATGGCCCTGTCAGCAGTGAGTGCCCAACTGGGTTGTGTATATCGTGTGTTGCCACATGTGACTGTGGCAGATCAGGAACAATTACAAGGCCTGGACCTGACGGATTTTCCTGAACTATTTCAAGCGCTAAAAGCCGCGCATGATGAGGATGAACAATCGGACCTGACGCAAAGTCTGATGCTGGCTTTAAAAGGCTGTCAGGCAAATATCATGGTGGCAGATACCGACCTGAATATTGTGTATCTGAACGACTCGGTTAAATCAATGTTGAGGGCCAATGAGCAGCAATTACAGCTTGATTTGCCAGGCTTTAGTGTTGCAGGCTTGATAGGCACAAACATTGATTCCTTTCACAAAAACCCAAGCCATCAGCGTAATATTCTGGCCAATTTGCGCGAAACATATCAAACCAGAATCACAGTTGCTGGGCTGACTTTTGATTTGATAGCGACGCCGGTATTTGATGACGGGCATCGCATCGCCACCTTGGTGGAATGGAAAGATCAAACAGAGTGGCTTGCCGCAGAAGAAAAGCACAGAAACTTGGCAGAGAAAAATGCACGAATTTCTCGCGCGCTGGATGTGTGTCAGGCGAATGTCATGTTGGCAGATGAAAACCTGAACATTGTGTATGTGAATGAGTCTGTATCGGCTATGCTCAGGCGTAATCAGGCACAGCTGCGCACCGCACTGCCGAACTTTGATGTTGATACTCTGATTGGTACCAATATTGATGTATTCCACGAAAACCCTCAACATCAGAGGGGTTTGCTGAACACCCTGTCGAATGTGTATAACACGGATATTGTGGTAGCTGGTTTTAATTTTGGCCTGATCGCAACACCTGTGTTTGATCAGACCGGGAACCGGATTGGCACTGTCGTTGAGTGGGAGGACAAAACAGAGCGTTTGGCTGCTGAGCAACAAACGAAACAGGCTGCGGGTGAAAACCTCCGTGTACGTCGCGCTCTGGATAACGTGCAAACCAATACAATGATTGCGGACTCAGACAACACCATTGTGTATATGAATCAGGCGGTACTCGAGATGATGAGAAACGCTGAGTCAGATATTCGTAAGGATTTACCTAACTTCGACAGCAGTCAGTTAATTGGTCAGAACATAGATGTATTCCATCGCAACCCGGCCCATCAAAGACGCTTACTGGAAACCTTGTCTCAACCCTACAAGACCGAAATAAAAGTGGGTGGACGCACCTTTGGTCTGGTCGCTAACCCAATTGTGACTGATACGGGTGAACGAGCTGGTACTGTGGTTGAATGGGAAGACAGAACGGGTGAGGTTGCAATTGAGCAGGAAGTGAATACGGTCGTTGAGTCTGCTCGCTCTGGTAATTTGTCTGTGCGCCTGGAAGAAGGCGATAAGCAGGGCTTTTACTTGCGTCTGACTCAGGGGTTAAATGGCCTGCTGGAGAGTGTGGATAGCGCAGTGGCCGATACCGGGAATATGCTTGATGCACTTGCCCGGGGAGATCTGACACAACGCATTGAGGCTGACTATCAAGGCGCGTTTGACAAGCTAAAACAGGATGCGAATAGCACCGCAGATAAACTGACTAATGTGTTAGAGCGGATCAGTACTTCAGCGTCTTTGGTTGCCAGTGGTGCTGAGGAAATTTCGCAGGGCAATGCCGATCTGAGTCAGCGTACGGAAGAGCAGGCATCCTCATTGGAAGAAACGGCTTCGAGTATGGAGCAAATGACCAGCACAGTGCGACAGAATGCAGACAATGCTAAGGTTGCCAATGAACTGGCTGAAGATACCAGCGAGAAAGCAACCCGAGGCGGGGAAGTGGTAAATCGGGCGGTAGAAAGCATGTCAGCTATCAACGATGCCAGTAAAAAGATAGCGGATATCATTAGCGTGATTGACGAAATTGCTTTTCAAACCAATTTGTTGGCATTGAACGCGGCGGTAGAAGCTGCGCGTGCAGGGGAGCAGGGGCGTGGTTTTGCCGTAGTTGCGGGCGAAGTACGTAATCTGGCACAACGTTCGGCCGGTGCGGCAAAAGAAATCAAAGATTTGATCCGTGACAGTGTAAGTAAAGTTGAGGATGGTACTTTACTAGTGAATGAGTCTGGTGAAACGCTTAAAGAAATCGTGGCGGCAGTGCGGCGTGTCACCAATATGATCTCGGATATTGCGGATGCATCGGTAGAGCAAAGTTCTGGGATTGAGCAGGTGAATAAAGCTGTCACGCAGATGGATGAAATGACGCAGCAAAATGCAGCGTTGGTAGAGCAAGCATCCGCAGCAGGTGAGTCCATGGCCGAGCAGGCCAACGATATGCGCAATATGCTGAATTTCTTTAAGGTCGGAGAGGCGCCAGTCAGTCGAGAGGCGATTGCAGAAAAACCGGCTGCGCCGAATGGTCAGGCGCGTACGTCCGCGATTGGTTTATCGGCGCCGGAAAATCGCAGTACGCGACAGCCCCTGGAAACAGCGGCCAATCGCTTTGCGGATGACTCTGAGGAATGGGAAGAGTTTTAA
- a CDS encoding chemotaxis protein CheA, which yields MSIDLSQFFDVFFEESFEGLDAMESELLNLEPGKEDQETINTIFRAAHSIKGGSGTFGFTAVSDFTHVLETLLDQIRNGQRQLVAEHVNLLLKAVDCLRAMLTALQAQEEPERQEANELKQRFEAILNGENNTDAPEQAVSEPEEQVDLPITFQIDFKPLPYLFKTGNEPLYMIAELSELGELETQALHDEVPKLKQLNAEDCYLYWRFFLTTTRGESAIREIFEWVEDDAEITIVQCGGLFEEPVDQVDASDAQQSVPAEDELPVQTPAPAKTVQENKKEAGPAKDVRKNTDPSTTSIRVGIDKVDSLINMVGELVITQAMLSQIGEQEITESSIAALQEGLAQLAHNTRDLQENVMRIRMLPISFVFSRFPRLVRDISQKLNKQVELKLIGEQTELDKTVMEKLSDPMVHLVRNSLDHGLETPEERIAQGKDPVGTVTLNAFHQGGNIVIEIMDDGKGLDTEKIRNKAIQNGLIQEQDELTVDEINELIFMPGFSTADNVSEISGRGVGMDVVRKNIQALNGSVEVSSEAGVGSTFTIRLPLTLAILDGQLVQVADHTYIIPLISIVESLQIDIAKVSNVGKGLQVLRLRDEYIPILRLYDIFNHKGAREELDKTLLVVVENDNYKVGILVDDLLAQQQVVIKSLEANYQRVDGISGATILGDGTVSLIIDISGLIKLSGLRRPGSSELLVDLKADEGIPA from the coding sequence ATGAGTATCGATTTAAGTCAGTTTTTCGATGTTTTTTTTGAAGAAAGCTTTGAAGGGCTCGATGCGATGGAATCTGAGCTGCTTAACCTCGAGCCAGGCAAAGAAGATCAGGAAACCATTAATACTATTTTCCGGGCTGCACATTCGATTAAAGGAGGCAGCGGTACTTTTGGTTTTACGGCGGTTTCTGATTTTACTCATGTCTTGGAAACCCTGCTCGACCAGATCCGCAATGGGCAGCGACAACTCGTTGCTGAGCACGTCAATTTATTACTCAAGGCAGTCGATTGCTTACGCGCTATGCTAACGGCATTGCAAGCCCAAGAAGAACCAGAGCGACAAGAAGCCAATGAATTAAAACAACGCTTCGAAGCGATTTTAAATGGTGAAAACAATACCGATGCACCGGAACAGGCGGTCAGCGAGCCTGAAGAGCAAGTCGACCTCCCCATCACTTTTCAGATCGATTTCAAGCCACTGCCCTATTTATTCAAAACCGGTAATGAACCGTTATATATGATTGCGGAGTTGTCTGAGCTCGGGGAGCTGGAAACGCAGGCATTGCACGATGAAGTACCTAAATTAAAGCAGCTCAATGCCGAAGATTGCTATCTCTATTGGCGGTTTTTCCTGACCACAACGCGCGGTGAAAGCGCGATCAGAGAGATATTCGAGTGGGTTGAAGATGACGCGGAAATCACCATAGTGCAATGTGGTGGCCTGTTTGAGGAGCCAGTTGATCAAGTTGATGCATCTGATGCGCAGCAGAGTGTTCCGGCGGAAGATGAATTACCGGTACAGACCCCTGCGCCTGCCAAAACGGTTCAGGAGAATAAGAAAGAGGCTGGGCCCGCCAAAGATGTGCGTAAAAATACAGATCCCAGCACAACCTCCATCCGGGTTGGCATAGACAAAGTTGATTCGCTGATAAACATGGTAGGTGAGCTGGTGATTACCCAGGCTATGTTGAGTCAGATTGGCGAGCAGGAAATTACGGAGTCTAGCATTGCCGCACTCCAGGAAGGTTTGGCCCAGCTGGCACATAATACGCGTGATTTGCAGGAAAACGTGATGCGTATCCGCATGCTGCCCATCAGTTTTGTTTTTAGCCGATTTCCCAGGCTGGTACGGGATATCTCTCAAAAACTCAATAAACAAGTTGAGCTCAAGCTGATTGGGGAGCAAACCGAGCTTGATAAAACCGTCATGGAAAAGTTGTCTGATCCTATGGTGCACTTAGTGCGCAACTCCCTGGACCATGGCTTGGAGACACCCGAGGAGCGTATTGCTCAGGGTAAGGACCCCGTTGGTACTGTGACACTAAATGCGTTTCACCAGGGGGGGAATATCGTCATCGAGATTATGGATGACGGAAAAGGGCTGGATACCGAGAAAATTCGCAACAAAGCCATTCAGAATGGGCTTATTCAGGAGCAGGATGAGCTCACCGTGGATGAGATTAATGAACTGATCTTTATGCCGGGATTTTCAACCGCTGACAATGTCAGTGAAATATCTGGCCGCGGTGTTGGGATGGATGTCGTACGTAAAAATATTCAGGCACTGAATGGTTCTGTAGAGGTCAGTTCGGAAGCGGGAGTGGGGTCTACTTTTACGATTCGCTTGCCACTGACGCTGGCGATTCTGGATGGTCAACTGGTTCAGGTTGCTGATCACACATATATCATTCCACTGATCTCTATTGTTGAATCGTTGCAAATTGACATTGCTAAAGTCAGCAATGTGGGTAAAGGGTTGCAGGTTCTGCGTTTGCGTGATGAGTATATTCCGATCCTGCGATTGTATGACATTTTTAATCATAAGGGCGCACGAGAAGAATTGGACAAGACCTTGCTGGTGGTGGTTGAAAACGACAATTACAAAGTCGGCATTTTGGTCGATGATCTGCTGGCACAACAGCAGGTGGTGATCAAAAGTTTGGAAGCTAATTATCAACGTGTTGATGGTATATCAGGCGCCACGATTTTAGGCGATGGGACGGTGTCTTTGATCATCGACATCAGCGGATTAATAAAACTGAGCGGCTTGAGGCGGCCGGGGTCCTCTGAGTTGCTCGTGGACCTAAAAGCGGATGAGGGTATCCCCGCATGA
- a CDS encoding CheR family methyltransferase has translation MKEFLMTDEDFSSISQRVYETCGIVLGPHKRDMVYSRLARRVRANGLASFAEYLALLSEEPNPEFSHFINAITTNLTSFFREAHHFDFLHQQVIPELKIKHKTDKRVRIWSAGCSTGEEAYSIAMTIANAFPGDWDVKVLATDLDSNVLHKGQEGVYNSASVTGLDSEHLKKWFMCSSDGTQYKAKDVLRSRVFFKRLNLLEPWPMKGPFDVIFCRNVLIYFDKETKDRLFDNYHQLLAEQGYLFIGHSETMGKEHLGFKNLGKTMYQKVAQI, from the coding sequence ATGAAAGAGTTTTTGATGACGGATGAGGATTTCAGCAGTATCTCTCAGCGTGTTTATGAGACCTGTGGCATTGTGCTCGGACCCCATAAACGCGATATGGTTTACTCACGGCTTGCCCGCAGAGTCAGGGCTAACGGTCTCGCATCTTTTGCTGAATACCTGGCACTATTAAGCGAAGAGCCAAATCCCGAGTTTAGCCATTTTATTAATGCGATTACGACTAATCTCACGTCATTTTTTCGCGAAGCACATCATTTTGACTTTTTACACCAACAAGTGATCCCAGAGCTTAAGATCAAACATAAAACAGATAAACGCGTACGGATTTGGTCTGCTGGCTGCTCCACTGGCGAGGAGGCCTACAGTATTGCGATGACCATCGCGAATGCGTTTCCTGGGGACTGGGACGTTAAAGTATTGGCAACTGATTTGGATTCAAATGTACTGCATAAAGGCCAGGAAGGGGTTTATAACAGTGCATCGGTCACAGGCCTCGACAGTGAGCACCTGAAAAAGTGGTTTATGTGTAGTTCGGATGGCACCCAGTACAAAGCAAAAGATGTATTGCGATCCAGGGTGTTTTTTAAACGCCTTAACTTGCTTGAACCTTGGCCTATGAAAGGTCCTTTTGATGTTATTTTTTGTCGTAATGTACTGATTTATTTTGATAAAGAAACCAAAGATAGATTGTTTGATAATTATCATCAGCTATTGGCAGAGCAAGGTTATCTGTTTATTGGTCATTCGGAGACAATGGGGAAAGAGCACTTGGGCTTTAAAAACCTGGGGAAAACTATGTACCAAAAGGTAGCGCAGATATGA
- a CDS encoding COX15/CtaA family protein produces MTQSFKKLVLMSALLAALVVSLGAYTRLSNAGLGCPDWPGCYGFLTVPNEAHELVSAQQQFPGSEVHQEKAWIEMIHRYFAGSLGLVVAAIFFVALRQPNYGASVRGLSTLLVVLIVFQALLGMWTVTMNLQPLIVMGHLLGGFTILSLLTLLWLRASQSATVVIPHVTGLKVMTLAVLTVLVLQIALGGWLAANYAAPHCRGLPLCENGELFSLSSLFQLPHSSASYEFGVLPFETRLSIHLVHRIWAMVTLIAILALCWRLYVRIPDTRVRPVILLPAILVLCQVLLGGAIVHWQFPLLLTLFHNVMAALLLLSMVRVCYLLFYQSRG; encoded by the coding sequence ATGACACAAAGTTTTAAAAAATTGGTGCTCATGTCGGCACTGCTAGCAGCGCTGGTTGTGTCCTTAGGTGCTTATACGAGGCTAAGCAATGCAGGTTTGGGATGCCCGGATTGGCCAGGGTGCTATGGATTTTTGACGGTGCCGAACGAAGCGCATGAATTGGTGTCAGCACAGCAGCAATTTCCCGGCAGCGAGGTACACCAAGAGAAAGCCTGGATCGAGATGATCCACAGGTATTTTGCTGGGAGCTTAGGTTTGGTTGTTGCAGCAATTTTCTTTGTGGCGCTGCGTCAGCCCAACTACGGCGCAAGTGTCAGAGGCCTGTCGACATTACTGGTTGTATTAATTGTGTTTCAGGCACTACTGGGCATGTGGACCGTGACGATGAATTTACAGCCCCTGATAGTGATGGGCCATCTGTTAGGCGGGTTCACCATACTGAGTTTATTAACTTTGCTTTGGCTCAGGGCCAGTCAGTCAGCGACCGTCGTCATTCCTCATGTCACCGGGTTGAAAGTGATGACACTGGCAGTACTCACAGTGTTGGTATTGCAAATTGCATTAGGGGGGTGGCTTGCCGCGAATTATGCTGCACCACACTGTCGTGGATTGCCATTGTGTGAGAATGGAGAGTTGTTTTCACTGAGCAGTTTATTTCAGTTACCGCATTCTTCTGCCAGCTATGAATTTGGTGTTTTACCGTTTGAAACCCGCTTGTCTATTCATCTGGTCCATCGAATTTGGGCTATGGTGACACTCATCGCCATATTGGCACTGTGTTGGCGTTTGTATGTGCGAATTCCTGACACGCGTGTACGACCCGTCATTTTGCTTCCGGCAATTCTGGTGCTTTGTCAGGTGCTGTTAGGCGGAGCCATAGTACATTGGCAGTTCCCATTATTGCTGACGCTGTTTCACAATGTTATGGCAGCGCTGCTGTTGCTGAGCATGGTGCGGGTGTGTTACTTGCTGTTTTATCAATCTAGGGGGTAA